A single Elusimicrobiales bacterium DNA region contains:
- the thrS gene encoding threonine--tRNA ligase has product MPNDDGFIEKMRHSCAHVLAQAVLELFPGAKLGIGPSIENGFYYDFDTTHRFVPEDLPRIEEKMRAIIAAKQPFVRSDKPKPEAEEFFNSRGEVYKTELVSALQDGTISFYVNGPFTDLCKGPHLEHTGEIKHFKLASIAGAYWRGDEKRPMLQRIYGLAFETKEELDAYIKQQEEAAKRDHRKLGKELDIFFFDEDTGPGLPLWLPNGAAIMEELETLAKQTELAAGYQRVRTPHLAKEKMYLTSGHLPYYADSMFPPMDIDGQKYYLKPMNCPHHHKIFAARPRSYRDLPLRLAEYGTCYRYEQSGELFGIMRVRSMQMNDAHIYCPPERFEEEFLAVCRMYEEYFKIFGIERYVMRFSTHSDEGLGKKYVDQKDLWLKTEAMCENALKTGELNYVRVPNEAAFYGPKIDVQIWSAIGREFTLATNQVDFAVPARFGLAYTSREGRDETPLCIHRAPLSTHERFIGFLLEHYAGIFPLWLAPVQVLILSITSGEETYAKEIAALLRAAGIRVETDLRSDKIGMKIREGHARRVPYMVVIGGKEAQSRTLTLRLRGGKNVNNLSPEAVVTALTQEIRERKSAPSFA; this is encoded by the coding sequence ATGCCCAACGACGACGGTTTCATAGAAAAAATGCGCCACTCCTGCGCCCATGTGCTGGCGCAGGCCGTGCTGGAATTGTTTCCGGGAGCCAAACTCGGCATCGGCCCGTCCATAGAAAACGGATTTTATTACGATTTTGACACTACCCACCGCTTCGTGCCGGAGGATTTGCCGCGTATTGAGGAAAAAATGCGCGCCATCATCGCGGCAAAACAGCCTTTTGTCCGGTCGGACAAGCCCAAGCCGGAGGCGGAGGAGTTTTTCAACTCGCGCGGCGAGGTTTATAAAACAGAGCTTGTCTCCGCTTTGCAGGACGGGACCATCAGCTTCTACGTCAACGGCCCGTTCACCGATTTGTGCAAAGGCCCGCATCTGGAGCATACCGGCGAGATAAAGCATTTCAAGCTTGCCTCCATAGCCGGCGCCTATTGGCGCGGCGACGAGAAGCGGCCCATGCTCCAGCGCATTTACGGCCTGGCGTTTGAAACGAAAGAGGAACTGGACGCCTATATAAAGCAGCAGGAAGAAGCCGCCAAGCGCGACCACCGCAAGCTGGGCAAAGAGCTGGATATTTTCTTTTTTGACGAGGATACCGGCCCCGGCCTGCCGCTGTGGCTGCCCAACGGCGCGGCGATTATGGAGGAGCTGGAAACCCTCGCCAAGCAGACCGAGCTTGCCGCCGGCTACCAGCGGGTGCGCACGCCGCATCTGGCCAAGGAGAAAATGTATCTCACCAGCGGCCATCTGCCCTATTACGCGGACAGCATGTTCCCCCCCATGGACATAGACGGGCAGAAGTATTACCTCAAGCCCATGAACTGCCCGCACCACCACAAGATTTTCGCCGCCCGCCCGCGCAGCTACCGCGACCTGCCGCTGCGGCTGGCCGAATACGGTACCTGCTACCGCTACGAGCAATCGGGCGAGCTGTTCGGGATAATGCGGGTGCGCTCCATGCAGATGAACGACGCGCACATCTACTGCCCGCCGGAACGGTTTGAAGAGGAATTCCTGGCCGTCTGCCGAATGTACGAGGAATATTTCAAGATTTTCGGCATAGAAAGATACGTCATGCGCTTTTCCACGCACAGCGACGAAGGCCTGGGCAAAAAATACGTGGACCAGAAAGACCTCTGGCTGAAAACCGAAGCCATGTGCGAAAACGCGCTGAAAACCGGCGAGCTCAACTACGTCCGCGTTCCCAACGAGGCCGCCTTCTACGGCCCGAAAATAGACGTGCAGATATGGAGCGCCATCGGGCGCGAGTTCACGCTTGCCACCAATCAGGTGGATTTTGCGGTGCCTGCGCGCTTCGGGCTGGCCTATACCAGCCGCGAGGGCCGGGACGAAACCCCGCTCTGCATACACCGCGCCCCGCTTTCCACGCACGAGCGGTTCATCGGCTTCCTGCTGGAGCATTACGCGGGCATATTCCCGCTCTGGCTGGCGCCGGTGCAGGTTTTGATTTTATCCATCACCTCCGGCGAGGAAACCTACGCGAAGGAAATAGCCGCGCTGCTGCGCGCCGCCGGAATCCGCGTTGAGACGGATTTGCGCTCCGACAAAATCGGCATGAAGATACGCGAGGGCCATGCCCGCCGCGTGCCGTATATGGTTGTAATCGGGGGTAAAGAGGCGCAGAGCCGCACGCTCACATTAAGGCTGCGCGGCGGCAAGAACGTCAACAATCTTTCGCCGGAAGCGGTGGTAACCGCGCTCACTCAGGAAATCCGCGAAAGGAAATCCGCGCCCTCATTCGCGTAA
- the murB gene encoding UDP-N-acetylmuramate dehydrogenase, with protein sequence MLAGKCRFYEPLSAHTSFRTGGPADVFASPATEEEFARAVVFARSNHIALTILGRGSNVIVADKGIRGIVCETSGLCGVSVSGRTIRAGAGALLDDAVRAAVSAGLGGMEKLSGIPGSAGGALGMNAGAFGQETGDCFVRLRGLDAQSAPVSLQKKDLSFGYRKSGLPEGLIILSAEWELVPSDRAALENTRREILAARAQKQPLEYPSAGSVFKRPPGNFASKLIEEAGLKGLREGGAQVSEKHAGFIVNTGNAAAADIMKLIETVRRRVKAATGIELELEQIPLGEF encoded by the coding sequence TTGCTTGCGGGAAAGTGCCGGTTCTACGAGCCGCTGTCGGCGCACACCAGCTTCCGCACGGGCGGACCGGCGGATGTTTTCGCCTCGCCGGCAACGGAAGAGGAGTTCGCGCGCGCCGTGGTTTTCGCGCGGAGCAACCATATCGCGCTTACCATTCTGGGGCGCGGTTCCAACGTAATTGTTGCAGACAAGGGCATTCGCGGCATTGTCTGCGAAACATCCGGGTTATGCGGAGTTTCGGTTTCCGGCAGGACAATCCGCGCCGGGGCGGGGGCATTGCTTGATGATGCCGTCCGCGCGGCGGTTTCCGCCGGGCTGGGCGGGATGGAAAAGCTCTCCGGCATACCGGGCAGCGCCGGCGGGGCGCTCGGGATGAACGCCGGAGCCTTCGGCCAGGAAACGGGGGACTGTTTTGTCCGGCTGCGCGGGCTGGACGCGCAATCAGCGCCAGTCTCGCTGCAAAAAAAGGATTTATCATTCGGCTACCGGAAAAGCGGCCTGCCGGAGGGGCTGATTATACTTTCCGCCGAGTGGGAGCTTGTCCCGTCGGACAGGGCCGCGCTGGAAAACACGCGGCGCGAAATTCTGGCCGCGCGCGCGCAAAAGCAGCCGCTGGAGTATCCGTCCGCCGGGAGCGTGTTCAAGCGTCCGCCGGGCAATTTCGCGTCAAAGCTGATTGAAGAGGCCGGGCTTAAAGGCTTGCGCGAGGGCGGGGCCCAGGTGTCGGAAAAACATGCCGGGTTTATTGTCAACACCGGCAACGCAGCCGCGGCGGACATTATGAAACTGATTGAAACGGTGAGGCGGCGGGTCAAGGCCGCCACCGGCATTGAACTGGAGCTTGAGCAAATCCCCCTGGGCGAATTCTGA